The sequence GCCAGGCATCCCGCGAGGCCGGCCACCCCGGTCAGCACCCCGGCCGCGCCGGGCAGCACCCGCGCCGGCCGCTCCACCAGCTCCGGGTCGGCCTGTGGCACCACCCGGCTGCGGGCCGTGGCCGGACGGGTCAGCCGCGGCTGTTCGCCGGTGCCCTGCCGTCGCCCCACCACGGCGGGCTTCAGCGGCACCGACACCGGCTCGGGTTCGTCACGGAAGAGCAGGTGGACGGGGATCTCGGTGGTCACCTCGTTCTGGATCAGCCGGGCCGGACGGGTGGCCGTACCCCCTGGGCCCGCCAGGGCGCCCGTGCCCGCCCCGGCTCCGCCGCCTCCCGCGGCCGCCGGACCCGCCGCGCCCCCGGGACCCGCCGTTGCCTCGGGGCCGGCCGGACCCTCGGGATGCTCCTCGGACTCGGGCGTGTGTGACGTGGTCGTACTCATGCGTGCCTCCAGCCTCCGCGCCAGATGCGTCATGACAGTGGTGCCGGCGGTGGGAGCGGGTTCAGGGGTGCTCCCACCCGTCAGGGGCGCTCCCCCCGCGCGGCAGAGGTGCTCCTGCGCGCATCGCGGGAGCGCCTACGCGAACAGGCGGCGCCAGGTCTCCGGGCCGGGGTAGCCGTCCGCCGCGCCGCCCCGCCAGCCCTGGCCGCGCTGGTAGGCCTCCACGGCCCGCCGGTCCGCTTCGCCCCAGCGCGGACCGGGCCCGGCGGCATAGAAGCCGCCGAATCCCTTCTCCACCAATCGCCTCCCCAGCTCGGTGACGTACTCGTTCTCCTCGCCCGGGCGGAAGAACCTCCGGCCGGGATAGCCGGGCACTCCGTGCGAGGCGGGCCGGGCGCCCGGGGAGGAGGGCGCCGGTGCCTTGTCGTCGGTCGCCGCCTTCTTGCCCGCGGCAGCGGTCACACCCTTGTAGCGGTAGGGGACGTACTTGTCGGCGTGGGTCCAGTAGGGGTAAGGGGTGGCCTGGCGGCGGGTGCGCGGGGGTGTCTGTTCGTAGACCATGTAGTAGGTGTGCGTGTAGTCCGTCCAGCCGCCGAAGATCACGACGTGGGAACCGTTCTCGGGGTTGTCCTGGTTGTGGAAGAGCAGCATGTCACCGGGTTGCAGGTCCTCCTTGGCGATCTTCATCCCGAACTGGCCGAGGCTGCCCGTCCACTCGTTGCCCGGCAGGCCCCAGGCCATGGACACGAAGCCCGAGCAGTCCTGCCGGTACCCGTCGGTCCAGTAGGTGCTCATGCTGTACGGCACCTTCGCGGCGACCCAGATCTTGGCCCGGTTGATGATGTCGGTCCGGCTGGTGGCGGGGATGGGGACGGCCGGGGGCCTGACCGGTGCGGCGGCCGGGCCGAACAGCGGGGACTCCTTGCCCTGCGGGGTGGCGGGCTCACCGTCCGCGGCGGGGGTGCCGGGCCGGTGCGGGGCGTGGAGGGAGGCGTGGGCGGCGGCCGGAAGGGCCGGGCCCAGGGCGGCGGAGGCGGCGGCGGCCACGACCGCGACCCCCCGGGCCGCCGGGCGGCCGCCGAAGCGGGCGGGCAGCGGGCCGGGGCCCGCCCGCCGCCCGCGGACGCAGCCGGGGCAGTCACAGTCGCTCACGGGGCCGACGTCCTCGAACACCGGAGTACTCATGCGATCTGCCTCACATTCGGGGTGGAAATGTCCGCGAGTGTGCACGTTGATCAGTTTCACAACTGTCCTCCGCACGCGCATGTTGACGGTCCGAATGATGTACAGCCGCCACGGCCGCCTCTCCCGGACACGAAGGGGTGGTCGGGAGCACCCCGCCAGGTCGGGTAGAGTTCTCTTGTCAGCAGGCGCCGCTAGCTCAGTTGGTTAGAGCAGCTGACTCTTAATCAGCGGGTCCGGGGTTCGAGTCCCTGGCGGCGCACAGACCGAGCAGGCCTCTCATGTGAATGAGGGGCCTGTTCGTCGTTTGGCCGGATACCCTCTGGCCATGGCAGCCCGGGACCTCCAGGAGCGGATCAAGAAGCTCATCATCGACCGTCGGCTGCTCTCGGGTGCCCCGCTGCCGACCGAGCCCGAGCTGATGGAGTACCTCGGGGCGAGCCGGAACTCGGTACGGGAGGCGCTGAAGGCGCTGCAGGCGATGGGCATCGTGGAGATCCGGCACGGGTTCGGGACCTACGTCGGCCCGATGTCGCTCGCACCGATGATCGAGGGCCTCGCCTTCCGCACGGTCGCCGGGCACTACCGGGGCGAGGACTCCCTGCTCCAGCTGCTGGAACTGCGCGAGGCGGTGGAGACGGGACTCGTCTCGCGGCTGGCCGGCCGGCTGCCGGATGCCGACCTCGTCGAACTGGACGCCCTTGTGAACCGTATGGAACGGGAGGCCGCCGAGGGACGCGGCCTCGCCGAAACGGACCGGGCGTTTCACGCCACCCTCTACCGGGGGCTGGACAACGTCCTGCTGAGCGAGGTGATGGAGGCGTTCTGGGACGCCTTCCACCGGGTCCAGCGGGATCTGGTGGACGTGCCCCAGGACCCGCGGGTCACCTGCCGGCAGCACCGGGAGATCCTGGACGCGGTCCGCTCCGGCGACTCCATACGGGCGGAGGAGGCCATAAGGGACCACTTCGGCAACATCCGTGCCCGCCTCTCTCCCACCGGCGCACCCGAGCCTCCGGAGTCCCACCCGCGCCACAATGAACGGGTTTGACCGGTAAACACGGCGTTTCGCGTCTTGCGATCATGCTAAGCGCCGTAGAACCCTGGTTGTTCACGAAGCCGCGCCTTCGCGGCAGTTGGGGGAAGAAACCGGTTGCCCGCAGACGGGGAGGGGGCCCCGTTCATGAACCGGTGCCGAGGGGGGCATCATGCAACCGGA is a genomic window of Streptomyces griseochromogenes containing:
- a CDS encoding peptidoglycan-binding protein — protein: MSTPVFEDVGPVSDCDCPGCVRGRRAGPGPLPARFGGRPAARGVAVVAAAASAALGPALPAAAHASLHAPHRPGTPAADGEPATPQGKESPLFGPAAAPVRPPAVPIPATSRTDIINRAKIWVAAKVPYSMSTYWTDGYRQDCSGFVSMAWGLPGNEWTGSLGQFGMKIAKEDLQPGDMLLFHNQDNPENGSHVVIFGGWTDYTHTYYMVYEQTPPRTRRQATPYPYWTHADKYVPYRYKGVTAAAGKKAATDDKAPAPSSPGARPASHGVPGYPGRRFFRPGEENEYVTELGRRLVEKGFGGFYAAGPGPRWGEADRRAVEAYQRGQGWRGGAADGYPGPETWRRLFA
- a CDS encoding FadR/GntR family transcriptional regulator: MAARDLQERIKKLIIDRRLLSGAPLPTEPELMEYLGASRNSVREALKALQAMGIVEIRHGFGTYVGPMSLAPMIEGLAFRTVAGHYRGEDSLLQLLELREAVETGLVSRLAGRLPDADLVELDALVNRMEREAAEGRGLAETDRAFHATLYRGLDNVLLSEVMEAFWDAFHRVQRDLVDVPQDPRVTCRQHREILDAVRSGDSIRAEEAIRDHFGNIRARLSPTGAPEPPESHPRHNERV